The segment ATCCCGACACTTTTTAAAGTATCGGGATTTTTTATTGGATTAATGTTTTATATAATTAAGCTTCAGCTTTTTCAGCTAAAGGTTTAATAGAAACATAACTACGATCGTTAGCTTTTTTACGGAAAACAACGGTTCCATCAATTAAAGCAAATAATGTATGGTCTTTTCCAATTCCTACATTATCACCTGGGTGATGTTTTGTTCCGCGTTGACGAATAATGATATTGCCAGCGTCAGCTCTTTGACCACCAAATATTTTAACGCCTAAACGCTTACTGTGCGATTCGCGTCCGTTTTTCGAACTACCTACACCTTTCTTGTGAGCCATGGTATTTAAATTTTTTTAGTTAAACAATAATTAAGCGTTTATAGCTTCAATTTGAATTTGGGTGAAACATTGACGATGTCCATTCAATTTTCTGTAACCTTTTCTGCGTTTTTTCTTAAACACAATTACTTTGTCACCTTTTAAATGGGTTAAAACTTTCGCTTTAACATTTGCGCCTGATACGGTTGGCAAACCTACGGTTACTGAGCTACCATTATCTAATAGCAGAACCTTGTCGAATTGAACACTGGCGCCTTCTTCGTGCTGTAAACGGTGTACATACACTTTTTGGTCTTTTTCAACTTTAAATTGTTGGCCAGCAATTTCTACGATTGCGTACATGATTTATTAATTTTAAATTTTTAAGGGCTGCGAATATATGCTAATCTTATTTAAATCCAAATACTTAATCAAATAATTTTGAATAAGTATCAAATTCGTTTTTCAATAAATGCCTGAATAGCAGCATTTACCTCATCACTTTTTTCAATTTGTACAAAATGGCCTGCATTTTTTAAAAGCAGTACCT is part of the Bacteroidota bacterium genome and harbors:
- the rplU gene encoding 50S ribosomal protein L21; translation: MYAIVEIAGQQFKVEKDQKVYVHRLQHEEGASVQFDKVLLLDNGSSVTVGLPTVSGANVKAKVLTHLKGDKVIVFKKKRRKGYRKLNGHRQCFTQIQIEAINA
- the rpmA gene encoding 50S ribosomal protein L27; this translates as MAHKKGVGSSKNGRESHSKRLGVKIFGGQRADAGNIIIRQRGTKHHPGDNVGIGKDHTLFALIDGTVVFRKKANDRSYVSIKPLAEKAEA